One Campylobacter pinnipediorum subsp. caledonicus genomic window carries:
- the uvrB gene encoding excinuclease ABC subunit UvrB: MSDFKISSKFKPGEDQKKAISSIVKSIKGGNKYNTLLGVTGSGKTFTMANVIANLKMPTLIMTHNKSLAAQLYSEFKGFFPKNHVEYFISYYDYYQPEAYIPRSDIYIEKDSSINDELERLRLSTTASLLSFDDVIVIASVSANYGLGDPSEYQGMIQYLNVGDEISQKKLLSRLVDMGYTRNDSFFDRGNFRVNGDVVDIYPAYWGDEALRVEFFGDEIEQMYHFEVLDNKKLKDISKFTLYATSQFIVREDRLKTAIKGIEDELNDRLEFYQKEGKLVEMQRLKQRVEFDLEMLSSTGICKGVENYARHLTGLKSGATPYTMFDYFELLNGGEFLVIVDESHVSLPQFRGMYAGDRSRKETLVEYGFRLPSALDNRPLKFDEFINKNANFLFVSATPNELEVELSKGHVYEQILRPTGLLDPIIDIKDSDNQVETLYDMAKEVIARKERVLITVLTKKMAEELSRYYTELGLMVKYMHSDIDAIERNELIRGLRNGDYDILIGINLLREGLDLPEVSLIAIMDADKEGFLRSRTSLIQTMGRAARNVNGRVVMFCKKITKSMQEAIDITTQRRKLQDEYNKINGITPKSATRNLEDSLHQNDDANLYTKAKKLEKMPAIERAKIIKELKKQMFEAANALEFEKAAAIRDEIAKLRQI, from the coding sequence TTGTCTGATTTTAAAATTTCATCAAAATTTAAGCCAGGAGAAGATCAAAAAAAGGCTATAAGTTCGATAGTAAAGAGTATAAAAGGTGGAAATAAATACAATACGCTTCTTGGTGTAACTGGAAGCGGTAAAACTTTTACTATGGCAAATGTTATTGCAAACTTAAAAATGCCAACACTAATAATGACTCATAACAAATCATTGGCCGCTCAACTTTATAGTGAATTTAAGGGATTTTTCCCGAAAAATCACGTTGAGTATTTTATAAGTTATTATGATTATTATCAGCCTGAGGCTTATATACCAAGAAGTGATATTTATATAGAAAAAGATAGCTCTATAAACGATGAGCTTGAAAGACTTAGACTTAGCACGACCGCTAGTTTGCTTAGTTTCGATGATGTTATTGTTATAGCTTCTGTTTCTGCCAACTATGGCCTTGGTGACCCTAGTGAGTATCAGGGTATGATTCAATACCTTAATGTTGGTGATGAGATAAGTCAAAAAAAGCTCTTAAGTAGGCTTGTTGATATGGGTTATACAAGAAATGATTCTTTTTTTGATCGTGGAAATTTTAGAGTCAATGGCGATGTTGTGGATATTTATCCTGCTTATTGGGGTGATGAAGCTTTGAGGGTTGAGTTTTTTGGTGATGAGATAGAACAAATGTATCATTTTGAAGTCTTGGATAATAAAAAGCTAAAAGATATTTCTAAATTTACCCTTTATGCAACAAGTCAATTTATAGTTAGAGAAGATAGATTAAAAACAGCAATTAAAGGCATAGAAGATGAGCTTAACGATAGGCTTGAATTCTATCAAAAAGAGGGTAAGCTTGTAGAAATGCAACGCCTAAAACAAAGGGTTGAGTTTGATTTGGAAATGCTTTCTTCAACTGGTATTTGTAAGGGTGTTGAAAATTATGCAAGGCATCTTACGGGACTTAAAAGCGGTGCTACTCCTTATACGATGTTTGATTATTTTGAGCTTTTAAATGGTGGTGAGTTTTTGGTTATAGTTGATGAATCTCATGTTAGTCTGCCACAATTTAGAGGCATGTATGCTGGCGATAGAAGTAGAAAAGAGACTCTTGTAGAGTATGGATTTAGGTTACCATCAGCTCTTGATAACCGCCCTTTGAAATTTGATGAGTTTATAAATAAAAATGCAAATTTTTTGTTTGTATCTGCTACTCCAAATGAACTAGAAGTAGAACTTTCAAAAGGACATGTTTATGAACAAATACTAAGACCTACAGGATTGCTAGATCCTATTATAGATATCAAAGATAGTGATAATCAAGTTGAAACTTTATATGATATGGCTAAAGAGGTTATAGCTCGTAAAGAGAGGGTTTTAATCACTGTTCTAACAAAAAAAATGGCAGAAGAATTAAGTAGATATTATACTGAGCTTGGACTTATGGTCAAGTATATGCACTCTGATATAGATGCTATTGAAAGAAATGAGCTTATTCGTGGGCTTAGGAATGGAGATTATGATATTTTAATAGGTATAAATTTATTAAGAGAAGGACTTGATCTGCCAGAAGTAAGCTTGATAGCGATAATGGATGCCGACAAAGAAGGATTTTTGCGTTCAAGAACTAGTCTTATACAAACTATGGGTAGGGCAGCAAGAAATGTGAACGGAAGAGTTGTTATGTTTTGTAAAAAAATTACAAAATCAATGCAAGAAGCAATAGACATAACCACTCAAAGAAGAAAACTACAAGATGAATATAATAAGATAAATGGTATAACTCCAAAAAGTGCAACAAGAAATTTAGAAGATAGTTTGCATCAAAATGATGATGCAAATTTGTATACAAAAGCTAAGAAATTAGAAAAAATGCCAGCTATAGAAAGAGCTAAAATAATAAAAGAGCTTAAGAAACAGATGTTTGAAGCAGCAAATGCGCTTGAATTTGAAAAAGCAGCTGCTATCCGCGATGAGATAGCAAAGCTTAGACAAATATAA
- a CDS encoding type II secretion system protein, with protein sequence MRKAFTMIELVFIITIIGILSGVAIMKMNFGRTDAEIQNAKVQLASVKSAIMVYYNDKLLFGKPQYPETLDKGGKLFGAILPIGSIKPSTGKNGWKTTKTDGEYTFTVSGRSVKFKYDKAKGTLTCEPNPDTTLCSQLE encoded by the coding sequence ATGAGAAAAGCTTTTACGATGATAGAATTGGTTTTTATAATTACAATTATAGGAATCTTATCTGGCGTAGCTATCATGAAAATGAATTTTGGAAGAACTGATGCTGAAATACAAAACGCAAAAGTTCAATTAGCATCCGTAAAATCGGCAATAATGGTATATTATAACGATAAGTTACTATTTGGAAAGCCTCAATATCCAGAAACTTTAGATAAAGGTGGAAAATTATTTGGAGCTATCTTGCCAATAGGTAGTATCAAACCTAGTACTGGAAAAAATGGCTGGAAGACAACAAAAACCGATGGAGAATATACCTTTACAGTATCAGGAAGAAGTGTAAAATTTAAATACGACAAAGCAAAAGGTACTTTAACTTGCGAACCAAACCCTGATACCACTCTTTGTTCTCAATTAGAATAA
- a CDS encoding primosomal protein N', with protein sequence MQSNFYYKISFPGLNLEILTYKSKVEICLFKAVLVSLRSKKIMGFVISETTEPEFKTLEILEVLPFCLTSTQIELCKFISYYYTCEFGASLSLFEPKIDNQQKKYNFTISNNRQKIFKIVNFAKKPLLSKEQQKAFEFIKNEKNSLLFGDTGSGKSEIYISLIREVLNDNNQALFLMPEISLTPQMQTRLENYFGDSIGIWHSKITKKKKEQILKDLISGKIKLIAGARSALFLPFERLKIIIVDEEHDDSYKNSISNPHYNARDLAVFLSSKSDIKTVLGSATPNITSFYKFPHFRLKGTFFKSNKNIIYDETETGLSQTIINQLQKTLANKKQAIICLPTRANFRYLTCKECADTIKCPFCSIGMSFYKKENILKCQYCEFKMSVPNTCDKCGSDMIEAKKIGTSELLEQLQNEFANANIMKFDRDEITTQNKLVKILKDFNNKKIDILVGTQMLSKGHDYHNVDLAIVMGVDELLTYPDFRAYEKTLSLVKQVSGRAGRKGDGTIILQTRQKDFFKKYLDDYDKFIQYDLECRNNLYPPFYRILRVIISHQNDNTANEILNNLISIITKQKNINLIGYGKCSIEKIGSRFRYEILIRSKSYKSLINTAQKLKYKYKYIDIDIDPVNFS encoded by the coding sequence TTGCAAAGTAATTTTTATTATAAAATTTCATTTCCTGGACTAAACTTAGAAATACTAACCTATAAAAGCAAGGTAGAAATATGCTTATTTAAAGCTGTGTTAGTATCTTTAAGATCAAAAAAAATAATGGGTTTTGTGATTTCAGAAACTACAGAACCTGAGTTTAAAACACTAGAAATTTTAGAAGTTCTACCTTTTTGTTTAACAAGCACGCAAATAGAACTTTGCAAGTTTATAAGTTATTATTACACTTGTGAGTTTGGGGCTTCTCTTTCTTTGTTTGAGCCAAAAATAGATAATCAACAAAAAAAATACAACTTTACAATAAGCAACAATAGGCAAAAAATATTTAAAATTGTAAATTTTGCAAAAAAACCACTTCTAAGCAAAGAGCAACAAAAAGCATTTGAGTTTATAAAAAATGAAAAAAATAGCTTATTGTTTGGAGATACTGGCAGTGGAAAAAGTGAAATTTACATAAGTTTGATAAGAGAGGTTTTAAATGATAACAACCAAGCACTCTTTTTAATGCCTGAAATTTCATTAACACCACAAATGCAAACAAGACTTGAAAACTATTTTGGAGACAGTATCGGTATTTGGCATTCAAAAATAACAAAGAAAAAAAAAGAACAAATTTTAAAAGATTTAATATCTGGCAAAATAAAACTAATAGCAGGAGCTAGGTCTGCGCTATTTTTACCATTTGAAAGGCTAAAAATCATAATAGTTGATGAAGAGCATGATGATAGTTATAAAAATTCGATATCAAATCCACACTATAATGCAAGAGATTTAGCTGTATTTTTATCATCGAAATCAGACATAAAAACAGTTCTTGGTAGTGCCACTCCAAATATTACTAGCTTTTACAAATTTCCTCATTTTAGACTAAAAGGCACATTTTTTAAATCAAATAAAAATATAATATACGATGAAACCGAAACCGGATTATCACAAACAATAATTAACCAATTACAAAAAACACTTGCAAACAAAAAACAAGCAATAATCTGTCTTCCAACAAGGGCAAACTTTAGATACCTAACATGCAAAGAATGTGCAGATACAATAAAATGTCCATTTTGTAGCATAGGAATGAGTTTTTACAAAAAAGAAAACATACTAAAATGCCAATACTGCGAGTTTAAAATGTCCGTTCCAAACACATGTGATAAATGTGGAAGCGATATGATAGAAGCAAAAAAAATTGGCACAAGTGAACTTTTAGAACAACTACAAAATGAATTCGCAAATGCAAATATTATGAAATTTGATAGAGATGAAATAACAACACAAAATAAGCTTGTAAAAATTTTAAAAGATTTCAACAACAAAAAAATAGATATTTTGGTTGGAACACAAATGTTAAGTAAGGGACATGATTATCATAATGTTGATTTAGCTATAGTAATGGGGGTAGATGAGCTGCTTACTTATCCTGATTTTCGTGCGTATGAAAAAACCCTATCATTGGTAAAACAAGTTTCAGGAAGAGCCGGAAGAAAAGGCGATGGTACTATAATACTACAAACAAGACAAAAAGATTTTTTTAAAAAATACCTAGATGACTATGATAAATTTATACAATACGACTTAGAATGTAGAAATAATTTATATCCACCGTTTTATAGAATTTTAAGAGTTATTATATCCCATCAAAACGATAACACAGCCAATGAAATATTAAACAACTTAATAAGTATAATAACAAAACAAAAAAACATAAATTTAATAGGTTATGGTAAGTGTAGTATAGAAAAGATAGGTTCAAGATTTAGATATGAAATTTTAATTCGCTCAAAATCATATAAAAGCTTAATAAACACGGCTCAAAAACTAAAATATAAATATAAATATATAGATATAGATATAGATCCTGTTAATTTTTCTTAA
- a CDS encoding CheB methylesterase domain-containing protein: MSQKLIVIGASTGGPGHIKKLLKDINLNGATVVIAQHMNKMFIPSFAAQIAKECSIKLEILKEKTILKEKVYVCEKNFVISDTLPLSAKPNSENKTTFTPNVDMLFDSCVNISKSIDLMAILLTGIGDDGASGLDKLQKAGAKCIAENEESAIVYGMPKRAKELNPTIKSLNLTNIKKELEGFLNVI, translated from the coding sequence ATGTCTCAAAAACTTATAGTCATAGGTGCTTCAACCGGAGGACCGGGACACATCAAAAAACTTCTAAAAGATATAAATCTAAATGGTGCAACAGTTGTAATAGCACAACACATGAACAAAATGTTTATACCATCTTTTGCTGCACAAATTGCAAAAGAGTGCAGTATAAAACTTGAAATTTTAAAAGAAAAAACTATTTTAAAAGAAAAAGTATATGTTTGTGAGAAAAATTTTGTAATATCAGACACTCTCCCATTGTCAGCTAAACCTAATTCAGAAAACAAAACAACTTTTACACCAAATGTTGATATGCTTTTTGATTCTTGCGTTAATATATCTAAAAGTATTGATTTAATGGCGATACTTCTTACAGGAATAGGAGATGATGGAGCTAGCGGACTAGATAAACTCCAAAAAGCTGGAGCAAAATGTATAGCAGAAAATGAAGAAAGTGCGATAGTTTATGGCATGCCAAAACGTGCTAAAGAGCTAAATCCAACAATAAAGTCATTAAATTTAACAAATATAAAAAAAGAGCTGGAGGGCTTTTTAAATGTTATTTAA